In one window of Camelus bactrianus isolate YW-2024 breed Bactrian camel chromosome 13, ASM4877302v1, whole genome shotgun sequence DNA:
- the PLA2G5 gene encoding phospholipase A2 group V, producing the protein MKGVLILAWFLACSVPAVPGSLLDLSSMIEDVTGKPALESFGFYGCYCGWGGKGTPVDAIDWCCWWHDVCYAELERKGYNVLTQSYRYRVRQGLVTCELGSHCQMELCACDQKLVHCLKRNRRSYSSLYQYFPNFLCI; encoded by the exons ATGAAGGGCGTTCTCATACTGGCCTGGTTCCTGGCTTGTA GTGTGCCTGCTGTCCCAGGGAGCTTGCTGGACCTGAGTTCAATGATTGAGGATGTGACTGGGAAGCCTGCCTTGGAGAGCTTTGGCTTCTACGGCTGTTACTGTGGCTGGGGGGGCAAAGGGACCCCTGTGGATGCTATTGACTG GTGCTGTTGGTGGCATGACGTCTGCTATGCGGAGCTGGAGAGGAAAGGCTACAACGTCTTGACACAGTCGTACAGATACAGAGTCAGACAGGGCCTGGTCACCTGTG AACTCGGGTCCCACTGCCAGATGGAGCTCTGTGCCTGTGACCAGAAGCTCGTCCACTGCctgaagagaaacagaaggagCTACAGCTCTCTTTACCAATACTTCCCCAACTTCCTCTGCATCTAG